One region of Halohasta litchfieldiae genomic DNA includes:
- a CDS encoding GPW/gp25 family protein translates to MSEEFLGTGWSFPVDTDHRGDVAASSAETDIRESIRIILGTAKGERLMRPEFGCDIHKHLFSAANPATLNMIERSVQEALVRWEPRIDIESVDARTDDQQPNKVLIEIDYHVRTTNSLSNMVYPFYLTEGDG, encoded by the coding sequence ATGAGTGAGGAGTTTTTGGGAACCGGCTGGAGCTTTCCGGTCGACACCGACCATCGTGGCGATGTCGCGGCCTCGTCAGCTGAGACCGACATCCGTGAATCGATTCGGATCATCCTCGGGACCGCGAAAGGCGAGCGCCTGATGCGGCCGGAGTTCGGCTGTGACATCCACAAACACCTGTTTTCGGCCGCCAACCCCGCGACGCTCAACATGATCGAACGCAGCGTCCAAGAAGCGTTGGTCCGGTGGGAACCCCGAATCGATATCGAGTCGGTCGACGCCCGGACCGACGATCAGCAGCCGAACAAGGTGTTGATTGAGATTGACTACCACGTCAGAACCACCAACAGCCTCTCGAATATGGTGTATCCGTTCTACCTGACGGAGGGTGACGGATGA
- a CDS encoding phage late control D family protein, with product MSPNLQPRYSPRFTVDIGSTTFQEPGGRIADLVVETTLSGADRFSFTLNYPFDEELGEFSGLDWSTFEIGTDVEIAMGYGGDGTLTSLLTGSIRSIHSEFTVEKGPVVTISGFGLLKGLMNGTNSRSWEGATVGKAVKDILSSYPFGTVDVQDADIKRVKLIQDNQSDYRFLEALADHYGFAFFAERDTVRFRPQTGRGSDSKPVAELWYGEALHDFYAEITDTKSNHRVEVRSWDAEAAEEIVATAGSTSADHTEVFRVPVMSRNEAKQIADKKHSRHADGRIDGHGEADGNPQIRAGAVVTLEELGGRFSGDYYVTNATHRMGGSGYRTTFEAMEVA from the coding sequence ATGAGCCCCAACCTCCAACCCAGATACTCGCCGCGATTTACCGTCGACATCGGTTCGACAACGTTTCAGGAGCCGGGCGGGCGGATCGCCGATCTGGTCGTCGAAACCACGCTCTCCGGTGCCGACCGGTTTTCGTTCACGCTCAACTACCCCTTCGACGAGGAGTTGGGCGAGTTCAGCGGGCTCGACTGGAGCACGTTTGAGATCGGTACCGATGTCGAGATCGCAATGGGGTACGGCGGCGATGGGACGCTCACATCGCTGCTGACCGGCTCTATTCGCTCGATTCACTCGGAGTTCACTGTCGAGAAAGGGCCGGTTGTCACTATCAGCGGGTTCGGTCTCCTCAAGGGGTTGATGAACGGCACGAACTCCCGGTCGTGGGAGGGGGCGACCGTCGGCAAGGCCGTCAAAGATATTCTCTCGTCGTACCCGTTCGGGACTGTCGACGTGCAGGATGCGGATATCAAGCGCGTCAAACTGATCCAAGACAATCAGAGTGACTACCGATTTCTTGAGGCACTGGCCGACCACTATGGCTTTGCCTTCTTTGCGGAGCGCGACACGGTCCGGTTTCGGCCACAGACGGGCCGTGGCAGCGACAGCAAACCAGTGGCCGAACTCTGGTACGGCGAGGCGTTGCACGACTTCTATGCCGAGATTACCGACACCAAATCCAATCATCGTGTCGAGGTTCGGTCGTGGGACGCCGAAGCCGCCGAAGAGATCGTCGCAACCGCAGGCAGCACATCCGCAGACCACACCGAAGTATTCAGAGTGCCAGTTATGTCACGAAACGAAGCCAAACAGATCGCGGACAAGAAGCACAGTCGACACGCTGACGGCCGAATCGATGGCCACGGGGAAGCCGACGGCAACCCACAAATTCGGGCCGGAGCGGTCGTCACGCTCGAAGAGTTGGGTGGCCGATTTTCCGGCGACTACTACGTTACCAACGCGACCCATCGGATGGGAGGCTCCGGCTATCGGACGACCTTCGAGGCAATGGAGGTGGCCTGA
- a CDS encoding PAAR domain-containing protein: protein MNPAARLGDATAHGTPLVGKCSTNVMIGKKPAWRVLDHHTCPLTSGVVPHVGGSVLKGSSSVFINKLPATRLGDKVIENGPPNTIASGCPSVHIG from the coding sequence ATGAATCCGGCAGCACGACTCGGCGATGCGACTGCACACGGGACACCACTCGTTGGAAAGTGTAGCACGAACGTGATGATCGGCAAGAAACCAGCGTGGCGGGTGTTGGATCACCACACCTGTCCGCTGACGAGTGGGGTGGTTCCGCACGTCGGCGGATCGGTTCTGAAGGGTAGTAGTTCGGTGTTTATCAACAAGCTGCCCGCGACCCGGCTCGGCGACAAGGTGATCGAAAACGGCCCGCCGAACACGATTGCCTCGGGCTGTCCGTCGGTCCACATTGGGTGA
- a CDS encoding CIS tube protein yields the protein MSGTHSGKLETAQILILNGKKEGKTIDCKFNPSEYTVGKSVNYGELKATGSGASIMQFVDGNAETLSMELFFDTTDELDGSDPNQQAVDVRKQYTDMIDTLLAVDGELHAPPVCRFVWGEGIDFTAMVEHAEKRFTKFLPSGVPIRARVSLQFTEYKTADYHKSKVSPESTDKTKRWTVAEGDTLWLIAAEEYGDSSHWRTIADKNDVQNPRQLSAGDTLELPPL from the coding sequence ATGTCAGGCACACACAGCGGCAAACTCGAAACGGCACAGATACTCATCCTCAACGGCAAAAAGGAGGGCAAGACAATCGACTGCAAGTTCAACCCCTCGGAGTACACCGTCGGCAAGAGCGTCAACTACGGCGAACTGAAAGCCACCGGCTCAGGGGCCTCAATTATGCAGTTCGTCGACGGCAATGCTGAGACATTATCTATGGAGCTGTTTTTCGACACCACCGACGAACTCGACGGCTCCGATCCGAACCAGCAGGCGGTCGACGTTCGGAAACAGTACACCGACATGATCGACACACTGCTGGCGGTCGACGGCGAACTCCACGCGCCGCCGGTCTGTCGGTTCGTCTGGGGCGAGGGAATCGATTTCACCGCCATGGTCGAACACGCCGAAAAGCGGTTCACCAAGTTCCTGCCGAGCGGCGTCCCGATCCGTGCACGCGTCTCGTTGCAGTTCACCGAGTACAAGACAGCGGACTACCACAAATCCAAGGTCTCGCCGGAGTCGACCGACAAAACCAAGCGGTGGACGGTCGCCGAGGGCGATACACTCTGGCTGATCGCCGCCGAGGAGTACGGCGATTCGAGCCACTGGCGGACGATAGCCGACAAAAACGACGTACAAAACCCCCGGCAGCTCAGCGCCGGTGACACGCTCGAATTGCCTCCACTGTAA
- a CDS encoding phage baseplate assembly protein V: MDHADIFDRSTKNRDGINGVRIGIVTDNEDPKDLGRVKLRFPWREADDESYWARIATQMSGKQYGSYFLPEIDDEVLVAFAGGDVHQPFVIGSLWNGNRKPPQKNSDGNNDIREIVSRQGHRVQFDDNSDDGGHLKIETKAGHTITLDDADGKEKVDIRDKSGTNRIRLDSSSDTVSIEAGDTLELSAKTIKLRGDKNVDIGATQSLDLSSKSKASLSSNGKLDINSTMAMAIEAGAILNIKGKMIFLN, encoded by the coding sequence ATGGATCACGCCGACATCTTCGACCGGTCGACCAAGAACCGAGACGGGATCAACGGAGTCCGAATCGGCATCGTCACCGACAACGAGGACCCCAAGGATCTGGGCCGCGTGAAACTTCGGTTCCCGTGGCGCGAGGCCGACGACGAAAGCTACTGGGCCCGGATTGCGACCCAAATGAGCGGCAAACAGTACGGCTCGTACTTCCTGCCGGAGATCGACGACGAGGTTCTGGTCGCCTTCGCGGGCGGCGACGTCCACCAGCCGTTCGTCATTGGGTCGCTGTGGAACGGCAACCGCAAACCGCCACAGAAAAACAGCGACGGGAACAACGATATCCGTGAGATCGTCTCCCGACAAGGGCATCGCGTCCAGTTTGATGACAACTCCGACGATGGCGGCCACCTGAAGATCGAAACAAAGGCTGGCCACACGATCACGCTCGACGATGCGGACGGGAAAGAAAAGGTCGACATACGCGACAAATCCGGAACGAATCGTATCCGGCTTGATTCGTCGTCGGATACCGTCTCTATCGAGGCTGGAGACACGCTTGAACTGTCGGCGAAGACGATCAAACTTCGTGGCGACAAGAACGTCGACATCGGGGCCACACAGTCACTGGATCTCTCCAGCAAGTCGAAGGCGAGCCTGTCGAGCAACGGGAAACTCGATATAAACAGTACGATGGCGATGGCCATCGAGGCAGGCGCGATTTTAAATATCAAAGGGAAGATGATTTTTCTTAACTAA